One Rosa chinensis cultivar Old Blush chromosome 3, RchiOBHm-V2, whole genome shotgun sequence DNA window includes the following coding sequences:
- the LOC121052230 gene encoding uncharacterized protein LOC121052230 isoform X1, translated as MDDVIPQSESHDLTTPSNHNPKGDEAKGEGGRVGNGFISNLKISTLSSGAEEHGGDGEGGEDEGKGGGLITNFISNLVSPRSTKAGEVTKRKVEDEVEAGEIVNGQTEQDVGGGENGGGVISNIISNFFHASEEEKEGEKVKDGGNKRLKMEEEEGGKGGLIENIVSHLPTSIPDDAAPTTDEASILIHSIVKD; from the exons atgGATGATGTTATACCACAATCCGAGAGCCACGACCTAACAACTCCTTCAAATCATAACCCAAAAGGTGATGAAGCTAAAGGAGAAGGAGGGAGAGTAGGTAATGGGTTCATCAGCAACCTGAAAATCTCTACTTTGAGCTCTGGAGCTGAAGAACATGGTGGAGATGGAGAAGGTGGTGAAGATGAAGGAAAGGGTGGTGGGCTTATAACCAACTTCATCTCCAACTTGGTGTCACCAAGGAGTACTAAAGCAGGGGAGGTTACTAAGCGAAAAGTTGAAGATGAAGTTGAAGCTGGTGAGATAGTTAATGGTCAGACAGAGCAAGATGTGGGTGGTGGTGAAAATGGTGGAGGGGTGATTTCAAACATCATTTCCAACTTCTTTCATGCAagtgaggaagagaaagaaggagagaagGTGAAAGATGGTGGAAATAAAAGGTTGaagatggaggaggaggaaggaggTAAGGGAGGCCTCATTGAAAACATTGTCTCTCACTTGCCTACATCAATTCCAG ATGATGCAGCTCCAACAACTGATGAGGCCTCCATTCTTATTCACTCCATTGTCAAAGACTAG
- the LOC112194068 gene encoding receptor-like protein 6: MKTWLHFFLLLVTLWVSIIIIIIPLVHSKCIPDQQQSLLDFKSNLLFNSSLSSKLISWNSSTDCCSWVGVTCSTNGRVLGIDLSSESISGGIDNSNSLFHLQNLQSLNLADNELGNGSQSIPSAVGQFMNLRYLNLSSNAYSGKISIEISRLTKLAVLDISYNYFIVDPYEDIYEFLEISNLHKLVENLTELRELYLDYVQISAEGSEWCQAISSSLPNLRVLSFSYCNLSGPFHESLADLRSLSVIQLGWNNISAPVPAFFANFSNLTSLILYDCNLQGTFPKEIFQLPSLLVISLSGNDELDGSLPEFPKNGSLQYLDLNGTNFSGALPNSIGNLKMLSTIDITACNFTGSIPKSMTNLTQLVSLRMYENHFEGSIPSLSGAKNLEVIDLAFNVLTGNINCIHRANLTNLSFLILAGNMLDGNIPSALFSLPLLHVIDLSHNQFFGHFPEISNLSSYSVKGLDLSRNNLEGPIPMSIFNLRSLTNLYLSSNNFSGSFPLDGLQHLRNLSSLDLSHNSLLLSHDATNLSYSYFPQFEDLSLASLNLRTFPDFLRNQSELRSLDLSDNQIHGEIPNWIWRFNNLYFLNLSSNFLETLEGHTINLTSIQFLDLHSNKLHGEIPISSSPNMYYLDYSRNNFSSTIPTTIGDMLLQTRFFYVASNNLQGIIPGSICNSLYLEILDLSNNSLSGTVPHCLTTMSTLSVLNLRRNNLRSIDMLSHNCSLHTLDISENLIQSQFLKSLVNCPQLEVLNLGKNQITGPFPCFLKNISTLRVLILRSNKFYGGIGCPKINGTWPMLQIIDLAHNNFSGNVPGIVLTNWQAMMTNEDDASSKLNHLQFQDDKHIAIYQDTVTITIKGFEIELIKILTVFTSIDFSCNKFNGSIPYEIGELKSLHILNLSNNAFTGAIPPSLSNLSQLESLDLSQNTLSGQIPPQLTKLTFLSVLNFSHNQLVGKIPSSNQFPTFPKSSFEGNKNLFGPHLTEENRTRLSPSATKGSHPSSGDEIDWNIIIVEIGFTCGFGIAIGSLLFCKRWRKWYYRAMYNILVKIFPQLEHRFGHHRRHAFIGERYWRR, encoded by the coding sequence ATGAAAACTTGGCTACATTTCTTCCTTCTCTTAGTCACACTCTGGGTtagtatcatcatcatcattatcccTCTAGTTCATAGCAAGTGCATTCCAGACCAGCAACAATCATTGCTCGATTTCAAGAGCAACCTTTTATTCAATTCCTCTCTTTCCTCCAAGCTTATTAGCTGGAACTCAAGTACCGATTGCTGCTCTTGGGTCGGAGTTACTTGCAGCACCAATGGCCGTGTTCTGGGTATTGACCTCAGCAGTGAGTCAATCTCAGGTGGCATTGACAATTCCAACAGTCTCTTCCAtcttcaaaatcttcaaagCCTCAATTTGGCGGACAACGAACTCGGCAACGGCTCTCAATCAATTCCATCTGCAGTCGGGCAGTTCATGAATTTGAGGTATCTAAATTTATCTTCCAATGCTTATTCAGGGAAAATCTCGATTGAGATTTCACGCTTGACGAAATTGGCAGTTCTTGACATTTCTTATAATTATTTCATCGTTGATCCCTATGAGGATATTTATGAGTTCCTTGAGATCTCAAATTTACACAAGCTGGTAGAGAACCTCACAGAGCTTAGAGAGTTGTATCTTGATTATGTCCAAATATCAGCAGAGGGGAGTGAGTGGTGCCAAGCCATATCATCTTCCCTTCCCAACCTCAGGGTGTTGAGCTTCTCCTATTGTAATCTTTCAGGCCCTTTTCACGAGTCTCTTGCTGACCTCCGATCTCTCTCCGTGATTCAATTGGGATGGAACAATATCTCTGCTCCAGTTCCAGCATTCTTTGCCAACTTTTCAAACTTGACATCCTTGATTCTCTATGATTGTAATTTGCAAGGAACATTTCCGAAAGAGATCTTTCAATTACCTTCTCTTCTTGTGATAAGCCTTTCAGGAAATGACGAACTTGATGGTTCCTTGCCAGAATTTCCAAAGAATGGATCTCTTCAATACCTGGATCTAAACGGGACTAATTTTTCAGGAGCATTACCAAACTCTATTGGCAACCTCAAAATGTTGTCCACAATTGATATTACAGCCTGTAATTTCACAGGATCAATCCCCAAGTCAATGACAAACCTTACGCAATTGGTTTCTTTGCGGATGTATGAAAACCACTTTGAAGGTTCAATTCCGTCACTCAGTGGGGCCAAGAATCTAGAAGTAATAGACCTCGCTTTTAATGTTCTGACAGGTAATATTAACTGCATCCACCGAGCAAACCTTACTAATCTATCCTTTCTCATCTTAGCTGGCAATATGCTCGATGGGAATATTCCATCAGCTCTGTTTTCTCTTCCCTTGCTGCATGTGATAGATCTTTCCCACAACCAATTCTTTGGTCATTTTCCTGAAATTTCTAATCTCTCATCCTACTCTGTCAAAGGCCTTGATTTGAGTCGAAACAATCTGGAAGGGCCAATACCCATGTCTATCTTTAATTTACGGAGCCTTACTAATCTTTATCTTTCTTCAAATAATTTCAGCGGCTCATTTCCTCTAGATGGTCTTCAACATCTGAGAAATctttcttctcttgatctttcaCACAACAGCTTGCTTCTTAGCCATGATGCTACCAATTTATCATATTCCTACTTTCCTCAGTTTGAAGATTTGTCGTTGGCCTCATTAAACTTGAGAACATTCCCTGATTTCTTGAGAAATCAATCTGAATTACGTTCTTTAGATCTTTCAGATAACCAGATACATGGCGAGATACCCAACTGGATTTGGAGGTTCAATAATCTCTATTTCCTAAATCTTTCGAGCAACTTTCTAGAAACTCTAGAAGGTCATACAATCAATCTCACTTCTATACAATTCCTTGACCTTCATTCCAACAAGCTTCATGGGGAAATCCCAATTTCATCGTCACCTAACATGTATTATCTGGATTACTCAAGGAACAACTTCAGCTCTACCATACCAACTACCATTGGAGATATGCTTCTTCAAACCAGATTCTTCTATGTCGCAAGCAACAACCTTCAGGGGATAATTCCTGGATCAATATGCAATTCACTTTACCTTGAGATTCTTGATCTATCCAATAATTCCTTAAGTGGTACGGTCCCTCACTGCCTGACTACAATGAGCACTCTTTCAGTACTTAATTTAAGGAGAAACAATCTTAGAAGTATAGACATGTTATCTCACAATTGCAGTTTGCATACTCTAGACATCAGTGAGAATCTGATACAAAGTCAGTTTCTAAAATCACTTGTCAACTGCCCTCAGTTAGAGGTTCTGAACCTTGGAAAAAATCAAATAACAGGTCCATTTCCATGCTTTTTGAAGAACATATCCACCTTGCGTGTCCTTATCTTGCGATCCAATAAATTTTATGGAGGTATTGGATGTCCCAAGATTAATGGCACTTGGCCAATGCTTCAAATCATCGACCTCGCTCATAACAATTTTAGTGGAAATGTACCAGGGATAGTATTGACAAATTGGCAGGCAATGATGACTAATGAAGATGATGCCTCATCAAAGCTCAATCACCTTCAATTTCAGGATGATAAGCATATTGCGATTTATCAGGATACAGTTACTATTACCATCAAAGGTTTCGAGATAGAGCTGATAAAGATTTTAACAGTCTTCACCTCGATCGATTTCTCCTGCAACAAGTTCAACGGATCAATACCTTATGAAATTGGAGAACTCAAATCACTGCATATCCTCAACTTGTCCAATAATGCTTTCACAGGTGCAATTCCACCATCATTAAGCAACTTGAGTCAGCTAGAGTCTTTAGACCTCTCACAGAACACCTTGAGCGGTCAAATTCCACCACAGCTTACAAAACTCACTTTCCTTTCAGTCTTGAATTTTTCACATAATCAATTGGTCGGCAAGATTCCGAGCAGTAACCAGTTTCCAACATTTCCAAAATCTTCCtttgaaggaaacaaaaatttatTCGGGCCTCATTTGACTGAAGAAAACAGAACAAGGTTGTCACCTTCGGCAACGAAAGGAAGCCATCCAAGTTCTGGAGATGAGATTGATTGGAATATCATCATTGTTGAGATTGGATTTACATGTGGGTTCGGAATTGCCATTGGGTCACTTTTGTTTTGCAAGAGATGGAGGAAATGGTATTATAGAGCTATGTATAACATTCTTGTGAAGATATTTCCTCAGCTAGAACACAGGTTTGGTCATCACAGAAGACATGCGTTCATAGGCGAAAGGTACTGGAGACGTTGA
- the LOC112192692 gene encoding uncharacterized mitochondrial carrier C8C9.12c has product MSTDASPTFRTLSHSQKLDFQPEPVISASTHDGLQFWQYMIAGSIAGSVEHMAMFPVDTLKTRMQIFGGSLSVNPVGVRQALGSILKLEGPAGLYRGIGAMGLGAGPAHAVYFSVYEFCKEYFARGNPNNSAAHAVSGVCATVMSDAVITPMDMVKQRLQLESSPYKGVGDCVRRVLVEEGVGAFYKSYKTTVVMNAPFTAVHFATYEAAKRGLSEVSPESASDERLVVHATAGAVAGALAAAVTTPLDVVKTQLQCQGVCGCDRFSSSSIGDVIRSVVNKDGYRGLMRGWIPRMLFHAPAAAICWSTYEASKTFFQQLNDEDK; this is encoded by the exons ATGTCCACCGATGCCTCCCCCACTTTCCGgaccctctctcactctcaaaaacTCGATTTCCAACCCGAACCCGTTATCTCTGCCTCCACCCACGACGGCCTTCAGTTCTGGCAGTACATGATCGCCGGCTCCATAGCTGGCTCCGTCGAGCACATGGCCATGTTCCCTGTTGACACTCTCAAAACCCGGATGCAGATCTTCGGTGGGTCCCTCTCCGTTAACCCCGTCGGAGTCCGGCAAGCCCTGGGCTCCATTCTCAAGCTCGAAGGCCCGGCCGGTCTTTACCGCGGAATCGGCGCGATGGGCCTCGGCGCCGGCCCGGCTCATGCAGTCTACTTCTCAGTCTACGAGTTCTGCAAGGAGTACTTCGCACGTGGCAACCCGAACAACTCGGCGGCGCACGCGGTGTCCGGCGTGTGCGCGACGGTTATGAGCGACGCGGTGATTACGCCGATGGATATGGTAAAGCAGAGGCTGCAGTTGGAGAGTAGTCCTTACAAGGGCGTTGGGGACTGTGTCAGGAGGGTTTTGGTGGAGGAAGGGGTGGGGGCGTTCTACAAGTCGTATAAGACCACGGTGGTGATGAATGCGCCGTTCACGGCGGTTCATTTCGCCACGTACGAGGCGGCGAAGAGGGGGTTGAGTGAAGTGTCGCCGGAGAGTGCGAGTGATGAGAGGTTGGTGGTTCACGCGACGGCCGGAGCGGTAGCCGGGGCTTTGGCTGCGGCTGTCACTACTCCTCTTGATGTTGTCAAAACCCAATTGCAGTGTCAG GGGGTTTGTGGATGTGATAGATTTTCAAGTAGCTCGATCGGAGATGTTATCCGAAGCGTAGTGAATAAAGATGGATATCGGGGGCTTATGAGAGGTTGGATTCCCAGGATGCTCTTCCATGCCCCTGCAGCTGCAATTTGCTGGTCTACTTATGAAGCATCAAAAACGTTCTTTCAACAACTCAATGACGAGGATAAGTAA
- the LOC112192690 gene encoding protein TIC 56, chloroplastic, with protein MASINFNPFEGWFRKPPNPLPPLNLLSLADSFFPKTPTPTPQFASLSLSNPFKSPRKTDPKSEPEQEKPGHYTQMLEQFFWECENLPDYRHTPEVDKILDSDPILEKKENPTEEEIRENEKFWEEFRASPVIKFLTRAEQIADKINEMELKENDRPYRSEDKKLWQAVPNVIGPDGRPMPRKAIKTKKESDDKFWDFARQFFFGLWGFQQRPYPPGRPIDVAQAIGYKRLERRYYDFAMRSGGWFYKDRLGRTRGPLELITLKTAWGAGIIDKHTFIWGEDMDEWAPIHMVYGMERAIATWEVRLGAAATAFIHKLQKGIPPWVPLKGFEDKTYKQLQEEAVESKRRDLAVLEANDGVWPGVRTPSHALFLWASGSELTTILEQDHMPNKYIPKDLRLELSRIIPGLRPWEVLSVEQAMDQITYEGEWYREPLGTYTTGPPYIREWNMDVQRLYRIYTNLSTRVYQKLERSIPGFDKVMEKVQADAAARDQRRKARRAAEKQAELEKSFGGIRTGPENDP; from the exons ATGGCTTCCATCAACTTCAACCCTTTTGAAGGCTGGTTCCGAAAACCGCCAAACCCACTCCCACCCCTCAACCTCCTCTCCCTCGCCGACTCATTCTTCCCCAAAACCCCAACCCCCACCCCCCAATTCGCCTCCCTCAGCCTCTCAAACCCCTTCAAATCCCCCAGAAAAACCGACCCGAAATCCGAACCGGAGCAGGAAAAACCCGGGCACTACACCCAGATGCTGGAGCAGTTCTTCTGGGAATGCGAGAACCTACCCGATTACAGACACACTCCGGAAGTGGACAAGATTCTAGACTCCGACCCGATTCTGGAGAAGAAGGAAAACCCGACCGAGGAGGAGATTAGAGAGAACGAGAAGTTCTGGGAGGAGTTTCGGGCCAGCCCGGTAATCAAGTTCTTGACCCGGGCCGAGCAGATTGCCGATAAGATCAATGAAATGGAGCTGAAGGAGAACGACAGGCCGTACAGGAGTGAGGACAAGAAGCTGTGGCAGGCTGTGCCGAATGTTATTGGGCCGGACGGGAGGCCCATGCCGAGGAAGGCGATCAAGACGAAGAAGGAGTCAGATGATAAGTTCTGGGATTTTGCAAGGCAGTTCTTTTTCGGGCTTTGGGGGTTCCAGCAGAGGCCGTACCCGCCGGGCCGCCCCATTGATGTGGCTCAGGCCATTGGGTACAAGAGGCTGGAGAGGAGATACTATGATT TTGCCATGAGGAGTGGTGGGTGGTTCTATAAGGACCGGTTAGGTCGAACAAGAGGTCCATTGGAGCTTATAACACTCAAAACAGCATGGGGTGCTGGGATTATTGATAAACACACATTCATTTGGGGTGAGGATATGGATGAATGGGCTCCGATTCACATGGTTTATGGGATGGAACGTGCTATTGCCACCTGGGAAG TTAGACTCGGTGCTGCTGCAACTGCTTTTATTCACAAACTACAAAAAGGAATCCCTCCTTGGGTTCCACTAAAGGGATTTGAGGATAAAACCTATAAGCAATTACAAGAAGAGGCTGTAGAAAGCAAGAGACGTGACTTAGCAGTACTTGAAGCAAATGATGGTGTTTGGCCGGGTGTTAGAACTCCGAGTCATGCGTTATTTCTTTGGGCTAGTGGCTCTGAGCTAACAACAATTTTGGAACAGGATCACATGCCAAACAAATACATTCCTAAAGATCTTAG GCTTGAGCTCTCTAGAATTATCCCTGGTTTAAGGCCATGGGAGGTTTTGAGTGTGGAACAAGCAATGGATCAGATAACTTATGAGGGGGAGTGGTATCGCGAACCTCTTGGTACATACACGACTGGCCCTCCATACATTCGAGAATGGAATATGGATGTCCAG AGGCTGTATAGGATCTATACGAACCTAAGCACCCGAGTCTACCAGAAACTGGAGAGATCAATTCCTGGTTTCGATAAAGTGATGGAGAAGGTCCAAGCTGATGCTGCTGCAAGAGATCAGAGGCGGAAGGCTAGAAGAGCTGCAGAGAAGCAAGCCGAGCTGGAAAAATCCTTTGGTGGAATTCGAACTGGTCCTGAAAATGACCCTTGA
- the LOC121052230 gene encoding uncharacterized protein LOC121052230 isoform X2, translating to MDDVIPQSESHDLTTPSNHNPKGDEAKGEGGRVGNGFISNLKISTLSSGAEEHGGDGEGGEDEGKGGGLITNFISNLVSPRSTKAGEVTKRKVEDEVEAGEIVNGQTEQDVGGGENGGGVISNIISNFFHASEEEKEGEKVKDGGNKRLKMEEEEGGKGGLIENIVSHLPTSIPAPTTDEASILIHSIVKD from the exons atgGATGATGTTATACCACAATCCGAGAGCCACGACCTAACAACTCCTTCAAATCATAACCCAAAAGGTGATGAAGCTAAAGGAGAAGGAGGGAGAGTAGGTAATGGGTTCATCAGCAACCTGAAAATCTCTACTTTGAGCTCTGGAGCTGAAGAACATGGTGGAGATGGAGAAGGTGGTGAAGATGAAGGAAAGGGTGGTGGGCTTATAACCAACTTCATCTCCAACTTGGTGTCACCAAGGAGTACTAAAGCAGGGGAGGTTACTAAGCGAAAAGTTGAAGATGAAGTTGAAGCTGGTGAGATAGTTAATGGTCAGACAGAGCAAGATGTGGGTGGTGGTGAAAATGGTGGAGGGGTGATTTCAAACATCATTTCCAACTTCTTTCATGCAagtgaggaagagaaagaaggagagaagGTGAAAGATGGTGGAAATAAAAGGTTGaagatggaggaggaggaaggaggTAAGGGAGGCCTCATTGAAAACATTGTCTCTCACTTGCCTACATCAATTCCAG CTCCAACAACTGATGAGGCCTCCATTCTTATTCACTCCATTGTCAAAGACTAG
- the LOC112192694 gene encoding ferritin, chloroplastic: MAMSLRSVSSFLVSSKQGDGGAGFSSSSLLLKGSKLGSSSSSGLSFNQQRKPRNLVVSALNETVLTGVVFQPFEEVKKEALAVPVAHHVSLARQCFADECEAAINEQINVEYNVSYVYHSMFAYFDRDNVALRGMAKFYKESSEEEREHAEKLMKYQNIRGGRVKLHSIINPPSEFEHVEKGDALYAMELALSLEKLTNEKLLSLHRVAEENNDAQMTEFVEREFLSEQVEAIKKIAEYVTQLRMVGKGHGVWHFDQQLLHQEEMLHLGN; the protein is encoded by the exons ATGGCAATGTCTCTGAGGAGCGTTTCGAGTTTTTTGGTCTCGAGCAAGCAAGGGGATGGTGGTGCTGGTTTTAGCAGCAGCAGCCTCTTGTTGAAGGGCTCAAAACTTggatcttcttcctcttctggtCTGAGTTTTAATCAGCagagaaaacccagaaaccttGTGGTTTCTGCGTTGAACGAGACGGTGCTGACTGGTGTTGTGTTCCAACCATTTGAAGAGGTCAAGAAGGAGGCTCTTGCTGTTCCTGTGGCACATCATGTTTCGCTTGCTCGTCAGTGTTTTGCAGATGAGTGTGAAGCTGCGATAAACGAGCAGATCAA TGTGGAATACAATGTGTCGTATGTGTACCATTCCATGTTTGCATATTTTGACAGGGATAATGTTGCTCTTAGGGGCATGGCCAA GTTTTACAAGGAATCAAGTGAGGAAGAAAGAGAGCATGCTGAAAAACTGATGAAATATCAG AATATACGTGGTGGAAGAGTTAAGCTACACTCTATTATAAATCCCCCTTCAGAATTTGAGCATGTTGAGAAGGGAGATGCATTGTATG CTATGGAGTTAGCTTTGTCTTTGGAGAAGCTGACAAATGAAAAGCTCTTGAGTTTGCATAGG GTGGCAGAGGAGAACAATGATGCTCAAATGACAGAGTTTGTCGAGAGGGAGTTTCTTAGTGAGCAG GTTGAAGCCATTAAGAAGATAGCTGAGTATGTCACCCAGTTGAGGATGGTTGGAAAAGGACATG GAGTGTGGCACTTTGATCAACAGCTCCTTCATCAAGAGGAGATGCTGCATCTTGGAAATTAG
- the LOC112192699 gene encoding uncharacterized protein At5g01610 has protein sequence MDQILNKAGSYWFSQKATKEISSVGDDINSLQSSISGGASWLVNKVKGSMQKPLPELLKEYDLAVGIFPRDATNYEFNQETGKLTVYIPSVCEVGYRDSSVLRFFTTVTGYLKKGKLEDIQGIKTKVTLLWVKVTSISSGGSKLNFQAGMNRSRSREAYEVSRDGITVDKF, from the exons ATGGATCAGATTCTGAACAAGGCGGGGTCCTACTGGTTCAGCCAGAAGGCCACCAAGGAGATCTCCTCCGTCGGCGATGACATCAAC TCATTGCAATCCAGTATTTCAGGAGGAGCCAGTTGGTTGGTTAATAAGGTCAAAG GAAGCATGCAAAAGCCATTGCCTGAGCTTCTTAAGGAGTATGACCTCGCAGTAGGAATCTTTCCTCGGGATGCTACAAACTATGAATTCAATCAGGAGACAGGAAAACTTACCGTCTACATACCCTCAGTCTGTGAAGTGGGCTATAGGGATTCGTCTGTTTTGCGGTTTTTCACGACTGTGACTGGATACTTGAAGAAAGGAAAGCTAGAAGACATTCAGGGGATCAAGACAAAGGTGACCTTACTATGGGTAAAAGTGACCTCCATCTCGTCTGGGGGATCGAAGCTTAATTTCCAGGCTGGGATGAACAGAAGCAGGAGTAGAGAGGCTTATGAGGTTTCTAGAGACGGAATAACCGTAGACAAGTTTTAA
- the LOC112193584 gene encoding abscisic acid receptor PYL4 — protein sequence MPPNPPKSSISFHRVNTAPNTASPHQNQKGMMIRKQRAPIPDAVARYHTHGLGPDKCCSAVTQEIAAPVSTVWSVVRRFDNPQAYKHFVKSCHVIVGDGDVGTLREVQVISGLPANSSTERLDVLDEESHVISFSMVGGDHRLSNYKSVTTLHPSPAGGGGTVVVESYVVDVPPGNTKDDTCNFVDTIVRCNLQSLAQIAENLARRNNKSSLACPK from the coding sequence ATGCCTCCCAACCCGCCCAAGTCTTCTATATCGTTCCACCGCGTCAACACAGCGCCCAACACGGCGTCCCCGCACCAGAACCAGAAGGGCATGATGATCAGGAAGCAGCGCGCCCCGATCCCCGACGCGGTGGCGCGTTACCACACCCACGGGCTCGGCCCCGACAAGTGCTGCTCCGCCGTGACGCAGGAGATCGCTGCTCCCGTCTCCACCGTGTGGTCGGTGGTCCGGCGCTTCGACAACCCCCAAGCCTACAAGCACTTCGTCAAGAGCTGCCACGTCATCGTCGGGGACGGCGACGTCGGCACGCTTCGCGAGGTCCAGGTCATCTCGGGGCTTCCGGCCAACAGCAGCACCGAGAGGCTGGACGTGCTGGACGAGGAGAGCCACGTCATCAGCTTCAGCATGGTGGGCGGCGACCACAGGCTGTCGAACTACAAGTCGGTGACTACGCTTCATCCGTCACCCGCGGGCGGCGGAGGCACGGTGGTTGTGGAGTCTTACGTGGTGGACGTGCCGCCAGGAAACACCAAGGACGACACGTGTAACTTTGTGGACACTATCGTACGGTGCAACCTGCAGTCGCTGGCTCAGATCGCCGAGAATCTTGCGAGACGTAACAACAAGTCGTCGTTGGCATGCCCCAAGtag